In one Polaribacter sp. ALD11 genomic region, the following are encoded:
- a CDS encoding TonB-dependent receptor — translation MIKKILLIACIAFGSITMVAQTTVTGTVKDAKTGETLPGANIKVENKAVGTTTDFDGNFVLKVTDNPTFTLEISVIGYKMEKVQITKNNQKIAISLTENETSLDEIVVSASRTPERIMESPVTVERLDARAIKNSSAPSFYDGLENLKGVDVNTNSLTFKSVNTRGFATFANTRFMQLVDGMDNSSPALNFAIGNLLGMSELDVNTVELLPGASSALYGANAFNGIMFMTSRSPFNDQGISFSYKQGLTSQAAAGDNNFYDVSIRMAHAFSNKLAAKATLSYLKGTEWFATDYRNTVDGKYAVGDRSLNDFDGLNTYGDEVAISLGGAIGRVSRTGYKEVDLMKDYEAKSVKLNTALHYRPFGDDRLELIFNSKFGVGNTIYQGANRYNISDFYLAQQKLELKGKNFFVRGYVTTEDAGNSYDSRFAAININRKWKSDQDWFGQYAAAYLGGIPNVPASNHAAARAVADSGRLIPGSPGFQSAFNDVTSDPNLVTGAKFQDKTKLYHGDVNYNFQEVIEWAEFQVGGSYRRYSLNSNGSIFTDYDGPIDYDEYGVYTQMQRKFLEEDRLKFTASLRYDKAQNFDGNFSPRVSLAYAGGENKNDNFRASFQTGFRNPTTQDQYIGLDAGSAILVGSAPDNLDRYTSSPLNVSTEGQPITGGPTTTLSGRLAYENSFSATSVQNGAPTASNVPLVKPEKVTAYDLGYRGLVHVGESRITVDVNGYYNSYEDFIAVKNVLVPFYGKVGDNSLSLLALKNGDFKAFQAYSNSSADVSSYGASIGLNTKILSDFDLGVSYTYAKFDFDQATDPDFEAGFNTPEHKFKIQFGNTNLFKNFGFNINARWQDEYIWESSFLDATIASRTMLDAQINYSVPSIKSVFKIGGANLGGKEYFSAPGVGAVGSQYYVSWTINN, via the coding sequence ATGATAAAAAAAATTTTATTAATTGCGTGTATAGCTTTTGGTAGCATTACAATGGTTGCACAAACCACTGTAACGGGTACAGTTAAAGATGCAAAAACAGGAGAGACACTTCCAGGTGCAAACATTAAAGTTGAGAATAAAGCAGTAGGTACTACTACAGATTTTGATGGGAATTTTGTTTTAAAAGTTACAGATAACCCTACTTTTACATTAGAAATATCTGTTATAGGATATAAAATGGAAAAAGTTCAGATTACAAAAAATAATCAAAAAATAGCTATTTCTCTAACAGAAAATGAAACATCTTTAGACGAAATAGTGGTTTCTGCTTCTAGAACTCCAGAACGTATAATGGAGTCTCCGGTTACTGTAGAAAGACTAGATGCTAGAGCTATTAAAAATAGTTCTGCACCTTCATTTTATGACGGTTTAGAAAATTTAAAAGGTGTAGACGTTAATACAAATAGTTTAACATTTAAATCGGTAAATACAAGGGGTTTTGCAACATTTGCAAACACACGTTTTATGCAATTGGTAGATGGTATGGATAATTCTTCACCAGCATTAAACTTTGCAATTGGTAACCTTTTAGGAATGTCTGAGTTAGATGTTAATACGGTTGAATTATTACCAGGAGCTTCTTCTGCTTTATATGGTGCAAATGCATTTAATGGTATTATGTTTATGACAAGTAGAAGTCCTTTTAATGACCAAGGAATTAGCTTTTCATACAAACAAGGGTTAACAAGTCAAGCCGCAGCAGGAGATAATAATTTTTATGATGTAAGTATTAGAATGGCACACGCTTTTTCAAATAAGTTGGCTGCAAAAGCAACTCTATCTTATTTAAAAGGTACAGAATGGTTTGCAACAGATTATAGAAATACCGTAGACGGAAAATATGCTGTAGGAGACAGGTCTTTAAATGATTTTGACGGTTTAAATACTTACGGAGATGAGGTTGCTATTAGTTTGGGTGGCGCAATAGGTAGAGTTAGTAGAACTGGTTATAAGGAAGTAGATTTAATGAAAGATTACGAAGCTAAGAGTGTAAAATTAAACACAGCTTTACATTACCGTCCTTTTGGAGATGATCGTTTAGAATTAATTTTTAACTCAAAATTTGGTGTAGGTAACACCATTTATCAAGGAGCAAACAGATATAATATTAGTGACTTTTATTTAGCACAACAAAAATTAGAATTAAAAGGTAAAAATTTCTTTGTAAGAGGGTATGTTACTACAGAAGATGCTGGTAATTCTTATGATTCTCGTTTTGCTGCAATTAATATTAACAGAAAATGGAAATCGGATCAAGATTGGTTTGGCCAATATGCAGCTGCATATCTTGGAGGTATTCCAAATGTACCAGCTTCAAATCATGCAGCAGCAAGAGCTGTAGCAGATTCTGGACGTTTAATTCCTGGAAGCCCAGGTTTTCAATCTGCTTTTAATGACGTTACTTCAGATCCTAATTTAGTTACTGGTGCTAAATTTCAAGATAAAACAAAATTATATCATGGAGATGTTAACTACAATTTTCAAGAAGTTATAGAGTGGGCAGAGTTTCAAGTAGGAGGTTCTTACAGACGTTATTCTTTAAATTCTAATGGAAGTATTTTTACAGATTATGATGGTCCTATTGATTATGATGAATATGGAGTATATACTCAAATGCAAAGAAAATTTTTAGAAGAAGATCGTTTAAAATTTACAGCTTCTTTACGTTATGACAAAGCACAAAATTTTGATGGTAACTTTTCACCAAGAGTTTCTTTAGCTTATGCAGGTGGAGAAAACAAGAATGATAACTTTAGAGCTTCTTTTCAGACTGGTTTTAGAAATCCTACAACACAAGATCAATATATTGGTTTAGATGCAGGTTCAGCTATTTTGGTCGGTTCAGCTCCAGATAATTTAGACAGATATACGTCATCTCCATTAAACGTTAGTACAGAAGGCCAGCCAATTACTGGTGGGCCAACCACAACTTTATCTGGTAGATTGGCTTATGAGAATTCTTTCTCGGCAACTTCTGTTCAAAATGGTGCACCAACAGCGTCTAATGTACCTTTAGTAAAACCAGAAAAAGTAACAGCTTATGATCTTGGTTATAGAGGTTTGGTACATGTAGGTGAATCTAGAATTACTGTAGATGTTAATGGGTACTACAATAGTTATGAAGATTTTATTGCTGTTAAAAATGTATTGGTTCCTTTTTATGGTAAGGTAGGAGATAATAGCTTATCTCTATTGGCGCTAAAAAATGGAGATTTTAAAGCGTTTCAAGCATACTCAAATTCTTCAGCAGATGTTAGTTCTTACGGAGCTTCTATTGGTTTGAATACAAAAATTTTAAGCGATTTTGATTTAGGGGTAAGTTATACGTATGCTAAGTTCGATTTTGATCAAGCTACAGACCCAGATTTTGAAGCAGGTTTTAATACTCCTGAACATAAATTTAAAATACAATTTGGTAATACAAATCTATTTAAAAACTTTGGTTTTAATATTAATGCAAGATGGCAAGATGAATATATATGGGAATCGTCTTTCTTAGATGCAACTATAGCTTCTAGAACTATGTTAGACGCTCAAATTAATTATTCTGTTCCTAGTATTAAATCTGTATTTAAAATTGGAGGAGCAAATCTTGGTGGTAAAGAATACTTTAGTGCACCAGGAGTAGGAGCAGTAGGTTCTCAGTACTATGTTTCTTGGACAATTAATAACTAA
- a CDS encoding bifunctional riboflavin kinase/FAD synthetase, whose amino-acid sequence MKIVENIANFSTDEKTFVTIGTFDGVHFGHQKILEKLVSEAKKAGKKSVLLTFFPHPRMVLQKDAKIELINTIDERANLLEKTGLDYLIIHPFSKAFSRTTALEFVRDTLVNTFNISKLIIGYDHHFGKNREGNIDQLTEYSHLYDFTVEEIPAQDIDDVSVSSTKVRRALAAGNLKTANDYLGYNFMLNGVVVNGKKLGGQIGYPTANIDVKEAYKLIPKTGVYVVKSYIENKTVFGMMNIGNRPTVNGNHQTIEVHFFDFNQDLYGENLTIELIYFLRDEHKFDSIDSLVVQLKADEQTARDYILENIK is encoded by the coding sequence TTGAAAATAGTTGAAAATATTGCTAATTTTTCTACAGACGAAAAAACTTTTGTTACTATTGGTACTTTTGATGGTGTTCATTTTGGGCATCAAAAAATATTAGAAAAATTAGTTTCTGAAGCTAAAAAAGCTGGCAAAAAATCTGTTTTATTAACTTTCTTTCCACACCCAAGAATGGTTTTGCAAAAAGATGCAAAAATAGAATTGATTAATACGATTGATGAACGTGCAAATCTTTTAGAAAAAACAGGTTTAGATTACTTAATTATTCACCCGTTTAGCAAAGCTTTTTCTAGAACCACTGCTTTAGAATTTGTGAGAGATACTTTGGTAAATACCTTTAATATTTCGAAATTAATTATTGGTTACGATCATCATTTTGGAAAAAATAGAGAAGGAAATATCGATCAATTAACAGAATATAGCCATTTATATGATTTTACGGTAGAAGAGATTCCTGCTCAAGATATAGATGATGTTTCTGTAAGTTCTACAAAAGTAAGACGCGCTTTAGCTGCTGGAAATTTAAAGACTGCCAACGATTATTTAGGATATAACTTTATGCTGAATGGCGTTGTTGTAAATGGCAAGAAGTTAGGAGGACAAATTGGCTACCCAACAGCAAATATTGATGTTAAGGAAGCGTATAAATTAATTCCTAAAACGGGCGTATATGTTGTAAAATCGTACATAGAAAATAAAACTGTTTTCGGAATGATGAATATTGGAAACAGGCCAACGGTAAATGGGAATCATCAAACGATAGAGGTCCATTTTTTTGATTTTAACCAAGATTTATATGGTGAAAATCTTACTATAGAATTGATTTATTTTTTACGTGATGAACATAAATTCGACTCTATTGATTCTTTAGTAGTTCAATTAAAGGCAGATGAACAAACTGCACGAGATTATATTTTAGAAAATATTAAGTAA